Proteins encoded by one window of Arachis hypogaea cultivar Tifrunner chromosome 1, arahy.Tifrunner.gnm2.J5K5, whole genome shotgun sequence:
- the LOC140184066 gene encoding nudix hydrolase 17, mitochondrial-like encodes MLFLKGGWELDESKKEAALRETIEEAGVRGIVGGKLGKRSFKSKTHDTFYEGYMFPLLVEEQHEFWPEQNVRQRTWMSVSEAREVCQHWWMKEALDRLVTISRVKNYLVVKQNKSQEVCLIVNM; translated from the exons ATGCTATTCCTAAAG GGAGGGTGGGAACTTGATGAATCCAAAAAGGAGGCAGCTTTGCGAGAGACTATAGAGGAAGCTGGGGTGCGAGGCATTGTTGGG GGTAAATTGGGGAAACGGAGCTTCAAGAGCAAAACCCATGATACCTTCTATGAAGGGTACATGTTCCCACTTCTTGTTGAAGAGCAACATGAGTTCTGGCCAGAGCAGAACGTCCGTCAAAGAACATGG ATGAGCGTATCTGAAGCAAGAGAAGTTTGTCAACACTGGTGGATGAAGGAAGCACTAGACAGACTTGTAACCATCTCACGGGTCAAAAACTACTTGGTCGTGAAACAAAACAAGTCACAAGAAGTTTGTTTAATAGTTaatatgtaa